From one Gracilibacillus salinarum genomic stretch:
- a CDS encoding IS4 family transposase, whose translation MIANNDLNKQLPNELKSTFRELDVFKHLRKAGITKSVGFTCAYLFQLIFCLIFENKNWYQVLQSTKANDCPEKNAVYRFLNKSTFAWRRFLLFLSAHTIGKVTNLTSHDRPKVLIVDDSSYDRNRSKSVELLARCFDHASQKMRFYKGFRMLTLGWSDGATFIPVDFSLLSSKKSQINGISSKVDKRSSGYKRRVEALQTAPEQLPGMVKRAMNAGIDASYVLMDSWFTYQPLVKEIKEQGLEVIGMVKNLKQRYLVNGQRVSLKELYRFAKPTGGKKSILRSIHTTQANGVPIKVVFVRNRNKKSEWLAILSTDCTLSDQEIIRIYGIRWDIEVFFKTTKSLLKLQKEFQSRSYDGLISHTTIVFARYIILSWQNRCSTDERTLGGMFYELSDEVHDLDWAVALQQLIELLEDALKQSNKKVQKLIKSQVQHWIAGLPNYIRAYLPISVCES comes from the coding sequence ATGATAGCGAATAATGACCTAAATAAGCAACTACCAAATGAATTAAAATCAACATTTAGAGAATTGGACGTGTTTAAACATCTTAGAAAAGCTGGTATTACAAAGTCTGTAGGCTTTACTTGTGCCTATCTTTTTCAATTGATTTTTTGTTTGATCTTTGAAAATAAGAACTGGTATCAAGTACTTCAAAGTACCAAAGCGAATGATTGTCCAGAAAAGAATGCCGTCTATCGTTTTTTAAACAAGTCAACATTTGCTTGGAGAAGGTTTTTACTGTTTCTAAGTGCTCATACCATTGGAAAAGTAACCAACTTAACGAGTCATGATCGCCCGAAAGTATTGATTGTAGATGATTCTTCGTATGATCGTAATCGCAGTAAATCGGTTGAATTATTAGCGCGCTGTTTTGACCATGCATCCCAAAAAATGCGCTTCTATAAAGGGTTTCGTATGCTGACTCTTGGCTGGTCAGATGGTGCCACATTCATTCCAGTGGACTTTTCTTTATTGAGCTCGAAGAAAAGCCAAATTAATGGTATATCATCAAAAGTTGATAAGCGTAGTTCCGGTTATAAACGCAGAGTAGAAGCATTACAAACCGCACCTGAGCAACTACCAGGTATGGTTAAACGCGCAATGAATGCCGGTATTGATGCTTCCTATGTGCTGATGGACTCTTGGTTCACGTATCAGCCTCTCGTTAAGGAAATAAAAGAGCAAGGACTTGAGGTCATTGGCATGGTAAAGAACTTGAAGCAGCGTTACCTTGTGAATGGCCAACGTGTAAGCTTAAAGGAACTTTATCGTTTTGCGAAACCAACAGGTGGAAAGAAAAGCATTCTTCGTTCGATTCATACGACACAAGCGAATGGCGTGCCTATTAAAGTGGTCTTTGTGCGTAATCGAAATAAAAAAAGCGAATGGTTAGCTATTTTAAGCACCGACTGTACCCTAAGTGATCAAGAAATCATTCGTATTTATGGGATACGCTGGGACATTGAAGTTTTTTTCAAAACAACAAAGTCTCTTTTGAAACTCCAAAAAGAGTTCCAAAGTCGTTCATATGACGGCTTAATTAGTCATACGACCATCGTATTCGCACGATATATTATTCTCTCGTGGCAAAACCGATGTAGCACAGATGAGAGAACACTTGGCGGCATGTTTTATGAATTAAGTGATGAAGTTCATGATCTTGATTGGGCTGTGGCACTTCAGCAGTTGATCGAGCTTCTTGAAGATGCCTTGAAACAGAGCAACAAGAAGGTACAAAAATTAATCAAAAGTCAAGTCCAACACTGGATCGCAGGCTTACCCAACTATATCAGGGCTTACCTGCCTATTTCAGTGTGCGAAAGTTGA
- a CDS encoding S41 family peptidase — protein sequence MDHQAVKALVRDNEFLIKNCTNLIIDVRVNKGGSDLAFFELLPYLFTGEKVDLNSFNDDKMLTNCTDRNVEIRTKLLKDAASSIKDSNTLDQINTMIMELDKNRGKGFVELDFGEIENSLIIKTKTGPEKVTVLTDVYCGSSGDSFVELCKNSSKVIVMGRPTLGLNDYANIAIMELADKFELWYPTTKLSRVDEGKGMSGKGIQPDIYIPWSPQHIKEDVDLKEALQKVTK from the coding sequence ATGGATCACCAGGCAGTTAAAGCGTTAGTAAGAGATAACGAATTCCTGATAAAAAATTGTACAAACCTTATAATTGATGTACGTGTTAATAAAGGTGGTAGTGATTTAGCTTTCTTCGAATTACTTCCTTATCTTTTTACTGGTGAAAAAGTAGATCTAAACAGTTTTAATGATGATAAGATGTTGACTAACTGTACCGATCGAAATGTGGAAATCCGTACAAAGTTGCTAAAAGATGCTGCGTCATCGATTAAAGATTCCAACACGCTGGATCAGATCAACACAATGATAATGGAATTGGACAAAAATAGAGGTAAAGGTTTTGTCGAGCTTGACTTTGGAGAAATAGAGAACAGTTTGATCATCAAAACAAAAACTGGGCCAGAAAAGGTGACGGTTTTAACGGATGTTTATTGTGGAAGCTCAGGTGATTCATTTGTGGAGCTATGCAAAAACTCCTCAAAAGTCATTGTAATGGGAAGACCTACCTTAGGTTTAAACGATTATGCAAATATAGCCATAATGGAATTGGCAGATAAGTTTGAACTGTGGTATCCAACCACTAAACTATCTAGAGTGGATGAAGGGAAAGGAATGAGTGGAAAAGGTATTCAGCCTGATATCTACATCCCTTGGAGTCCTCAGCATATAAAAGAAGATGTTGACTTAAAAGAGGCGCTGCAAAAAGTCACCAAATAA